In Pelosinus sp. UFO1, one genomic interval encodes:
- the ttdB gene encoding L(+)-tartrate dehydratase subunit beta produces the protein MKKVLTTPIQNEDLEQLTAGDVVYLNGYLVTCRDVPHRRLIELGQKLPVDLAGLAIFHAGPIVVKDGDGWKMISIGPTTSMRMEKFEKEFIAETGVKLIVGKGGMGPNTVEGCQTHKAVHAVFPGGCAVLAATEVEEIERVEWLELGMPEALWVCRVKEFGPLIISIDTKGNNLFETNKAIFNEKKVPIVKDICSQVKFIK, from the coding sequence GTGAAAAAAGTTTTAACAACACCAATTCAGAATGAAGACCTTGAGCAATTGACAGCGGGAGACGTTGTATACCTAAATGGATATTTAGTTACTTGCCGTGATGTGCCTCATCGCCGCCTTATCGAGTTAGGACAGAAACTGCCAGTTGATTTGGCAGGATTAGCAATTTTCCATGCTGGACCGATTGTTGTCAAAGACGGTGATGGTTGGAAAATGATTTCCATTGGGCCTACCACCAGCATGCGGATGGAGAAGTTTGAAAAGGAATTTATCGCAGAGACTGGGGTAAAACTAATCGTCGGTAAAGGTGGCATGGGTCCGAATACAGTGGAAGGGTGCCAAACTCACAAAGCAGTTCACGCAGTGTTCCCTGGTGGCTGTGCGGTACTGGCTGCTACCGAAGTTGAGGAAATTGAGAGAGTTGAATGGTTGGAACTTGGAATGCCTGAGGCGCTTTGGGTATGTAGAGTGAAAGAATTTGGTCCGCTTATTATTTCCATTGATACCAAAGGAAACAATCTCTTTGAAACGAATAAGGCAATATTCAACGAGAAGAAAGTACCAATTGTTAAAGATATTTGTAGTCAAGTTAAGTTTATTAAATAG
- a CDS encoding PadR family transcriptional regulator has protein sequence MSRLNYGRHLPAFILLFLAKESIHGSMLLNKMNESMPYIKADGPAIYRALSELEKLDAVEACWDTANPGAARKCYTITEQGCRLLKEYKDDIEERKRNLEYFLSEFDRLDF, from the coding sequence ATGAGTAGATTAAATTATGGCCGTCATTTGCCGGCATTTATATTATTATTTTTAGCCAAAGAGAGTATACATGGTTCTATGTTGCTTAATAAGATGAATGAGTCCATGCCATATATTAAAGCAGATGGACCTGCTATTTACCGCGCACTTTCTGAATTGGAAAAATTAGATGCTGTTGAAGCTTGCTGGGATACAGCAAATCCAGGAGCAGCAAGAAAGTGTTATACCATAACAGAACAAGGATGTAGGTTGCTAAAAGAATATAAAGATGATATCGAAGAAAGAAAAAGAAATCTTGAATACTTTCTATCCGAATTTGATAGATTAGATTTTTAG
- a CDS encoding MFS transporter has protein sequence MNMTNDVTQNITPSTAKKTNVRWIVVAILFIVTIINYADRATIALAGPEIAKDLHMDSVAMGYIFSAFGWAYVLCQLPGGYLLDRFGSRKVYAGSIFFWSLFTLFQGFVGFLAGFTAIATLFALRFMVGASEAPSFPANSRIVAAWFPAAERGTAAAIFSSGQAAATVLFGPLMGWLVFTYGWHYVFVVMGALGMLFTLVWNKFIHNPKDHPMANEAEIEYITEGGGLVDMDQAKKDGAKQDGPNMKYVKQLLKNRMMLGIYIAQYCINATIYFFITWFPVYLVQARGMTILKAGFAASVPAIFGFVGGILGGMLSDFLLKRGYSLTIARKIPIIVGMLLGTTIIACNYVDTEWIVIAVMSVAFFGKGLGQLGWTVNSDTAPKAMVGVSGAVLNIFGNLTSIITPIAIGYIIKITGSFNGALVYIAVHCLVAIFCYLFVVGEIKRVELKD, from the coding sequence ATGAATATGACCAATGATGTTACACAAAATATAACTCCTTCCACAGCAAAGAAGACGAATGTTCGCTGGATAGTTGTAGCTATATTATTTATTGTTACTATAATTAATTACGCCGATCGCGCTACGATTGCATTGGCCGGCCCAGAGATTGCAAAAGATTTGCATATGGATTCTGTAGCCATGGGTTATATCTTTTCTGCCTTTGGTTGGGCATATGTTCTTTGCCAGTTACCAGGAGGATATTTATTAGATCGATTTGGTTCAAGAAAAGTGTATGCAGGTAGTATTTTCTTTTGGTCTTTATTTACATTATTTCAAGGTTTCGTTGGTTTTCTAGCTGGATTTACTGCAATTGCTACTTTGTTTGCGTTAAGGTTTATGGTTGGCGCTTCAGAAGCACCCTCGTTTCCAGCAAATAGTCGAATTGTTGCGGCTTGGTTCCCTGCCGCAGAGCGCGGTACTGCAGCAGCCATTTTTAGTTCAGGTCAAGCTGCTGCCACCGTATTGTTTGGGCCGTTGATGGGATGGCTTGTATTCACTTATGGTTGGCACTATGTCTTTGTGGTTATGGGGGCGCTAGGAATGCTCTTCACATTGGTATGGAATAAGTTTATTCATAATCCTAAAGATCATCCGATGGCGAATGAAGCTGAGATTGAGTATATTACAGAAGGCGGCGGCTTGGTCGATATGGATCAAGCAAAGAAAGATGGAGCTAAGCAAGATGGACCTAACATGAAATATGTTAAACAACTACTCAAAAATCGTATGATGCTAGGAATCTATATTGCTCAATACTGCATTAACGCTACAATATATTTCTTTATTACTTGGTTTCCAGTTTATCTAGTGCAGGCTCGTGGAATGACGATTCTCAAAGCCGGTTTTGCTGCTTCTGTACCCGCCATATTTGGTTTTGTGGGCGGAATTTTGGGTGGAATGTTATCCGATTTCTTACTCAAAAGGGGTTATTCCCTTACTATTGCCAGGAAAATACCGATTATAGTAGGGATGTTATTAGGAACCACGATAATCGCCTGTAATTATGTGGACACGGAATGGATAGTCATCGCTGTCATGTCTGTAGCCTTCTTCGGTAAAGGTCTGGGTCAACTTGGCTGGACGGTCAATTCCGATACTGCGCCAAAAGCAATGGTTGGTGTGAGTGGCGCTGTCTTAAACATTTTTGGTAATCTTACCAGCATCATTACCCCCATTGCAATTGGTTATATTATAAAAATAACAGGATCATTTAATGGTGCGCTAGTTTATATTGCTGTACATTGCCTTGTTGCTATTTTCTGTTATTTGTTCGTTGTTGGAGAAATTAAGCGAGTTGAACTTAAGGATTGA
- a CDS encoding permease: MVSSVLYSVAGILLLVSFIKDKSKTKKSIKVAWKSFEKLIPVVLAMMFFIGITLAVLNQRVITTLIGSESGVLGAIIALIIGSIVSLPSFVAFPLGGTLLKAGAGYMQVAALVSTIMAVGIVSLPAEIKYFNKNIAVKRIVLSFIICIAFTAVIGMVM, encoded by the coding sequence ATGGTATCAAGTGTTTTATATTCAGTTGCCGGAATTTTATTATTAGTTTCATTTATTAAAGATAAGAGCAAAACTAAAAAAAGCATCAAAGTTGCGTGGAAGTCATTTGAGAAATTGATTCCAGTTGTGCTTGCAATGATGTTTTTTATAGGAATCACCTTAGCTGTTCTTAACCAAAGAGTAATCACAACTCTGATAGGTTCCGAATCTGGTGTATTAGGTGCAATTATAGCATTAATAATTGGATCTATTGTATCACTTCCAAGTTTCGTGGCATTTCCTCTTGGAGGGACTTTGCTTAAAGCCGGGGCAGGTTATATGCAAGTTGCTGCATTGGTTTCAACAATTATGGCCGTTGGTATTGTTTCTCTTCCAGCAGAGATAAAATATTTTAATAAGAATATCGCTGTAAAACGAATTGTTTTATCATTTATCATTTGTATAGCATTTACTGCTGTAATAGGGATGGTGATGTAA
- a CDS encoding ABC transporter substrate-binding protein codes for MLFWSKKVPTPSSLPASTNPISSCNINIDTHTALLKHNQECAVSKIRNKIEETEIAADSLIEITNSINQSVEVQMISIEKVVDEISNYSALAQEVCASTESSKQISGQTLNVANQGHDAVRSSIQAMSAIGQSVVDAKGVVSTLEYKAAQINTLLDVIKDIAGNTNLLSLNASIEAARAGEAGRGFAVVAQEIKHLAERSVESVDYISKTIAEINQSINKTLQAMDAIATKVQLGTQIASDTAQVFNTIIEAVNNSGAVYEEISAAMGKQTTSLENVMGSTGNMTTTSHQLISTVEVASLYTQFVKTTLSSLTEASTGLQTISTHMLEKVSCAPFAGAALRTSLPNEITTFNPLMSTEYLGGHILSNAHSGLLSINASGHLAPGIAKSWHLEGDRTWVFNLRKGAKFHNGQEITAQDIKQCYERLLHPSTGSPNAWCLEYVVGAEEYSKGIASTVSGITVLNRYQLSIRLSFPYSGFLLNLGQFYCSITTTDDKNNIIGCGPYVLNTEEDLCTLNAFSEHFNGEAYIKTIQVQLTKENVAEDFIDGKYDFIFIDNKSLLDKLKPVPDIKISTNTIMGTYYAGFNLTSTSPYVQNCEARQAFNYAINKQRIIDEILGGLGSESKGPFPPSIVNDSSLSGYSYNPSLAKNLLVKSCLTTVRQKFRIMYRQDAGPTVFNKITEYILEDLTSIGVVCELINVPAAKYLDVNLIKSSADLYIARWVADTGDPDNFLHPLFSPGLRTNRSSYNSEIVNKKLAMANQMIHPAKRLDMYKDIQKMLVQDCPWIFLYHPNMAYANRNNISGIKMNPLGLFKYEDILMEKT; via the coding sequence ATGTTATTTTGGTCCAAAAAAGTTCCTACACCCTCGTCCCTCCCAGCCTCTACTAACCCCATATCATCCTGCAACATAAATATAGACACGCATACCGCGTTGCTTAAGCATAATCAGGAATGTGCAGTAAGCAAAATCCGCAACAAAATTGAGGAAACAGAAATTGCGGCAGATAGTCTGATAGAAATTACAAATAGCATCAATCAATCGGTTGAAGTCCAAATGATTTCCATTGAAAAGGTTGTAGACGAAATCAGTAATTATTCTGCCCTAGCTCAGGAAGTCTGCGCAAGTACGGAGAGCTCTAAGCAAATATCCGGACAAACCTTAAACGTGGCTAACCAAGGACATGATGCTGTTCGCAGTTCTATCCAGGCGATGAGCGCTATCGGACAATCGGTTGTTGACGCCAAAGGTGTCGTTAGCACGCTTGAATACAAAGCTGCTCAGATCAATACACTTCTCGATGTTATTAAAGACATTGCGGGAAACACCAATTTACTTTCTTTAAATGCCTCTATCGAGGCCGCCCGGGCCGGCGAAGCAGGCAGAGGATTCGCCGTAGTAGCCCAAGAAATCAAACATCTCGCGGAACGAAGCGTTGAATCGGTTGATTATATCAGTAAAACCATTGCCGAAATCAACCAGAGCATTAACAAGACCCTGCAGGCTATGGATGCCATTGCCACTAAAGTGCAGTTGGGTACCCAAATTGCAAGCGATACCGCTCAGGTTTTTAATACCATCATTGAGGCTGTCAATAATAGCGGTGCTGTTTATGAAGAAATAAGTGCTGCTATGGGCAAGCAAACGACAAGTCTTGAAAACGTGATGGGATCGACAGGCAATATGACTACTACTTCTCATCAGCTCATCTCCACCGTGGAAGTAGCTTCCCTCTACACTCAATTTGTAAAAACCACTCTATCCTCACTGACCGAGGCTTCAACAGGGCTCCAAACAATATCAACGCACATGCTTGAAAAGGTGTCCTGCGCTCCATTCGCCGGAGCGGCTTTACGGACAAGCCTGCCGAATGAGATTACCACTTTTAATCCACTCATGTCGACAGAATACTTAGGCGGCCACATTCTCTCGAATGCCCATTCAGGACTGCTTTCTATCAACGCATCCGGTCATTTGGCTCCTGGTATTGCTAAGAGTTGGCATTTGGAAGGCGACCGAACATGGGTATTTAACCTTCGTAAGGGGGCCAAGTTTCATAACGGACAGGAAATTACCGCCCAAGATATAAAACAATGCTATGAACGTCTCCTACATCCATCGACCGGATCTCCCAATGCTTGGTGCCTGGAATATGTGGTAGGAGCTGAAGAATACAGTAAGGGTATAGCGAGTACTGTCAGCGGGATCACCGTCCTAAATCGCTACCAACTGAGTATAAGACTGTCCTTTCCTTATAGCGGCTTTCTATTGAACCTAGGACAATTTTACTGTTCCATTACCACTACCGACGATAAGAATAATATCATTGGCTGTGGTCCGTATGTGCTTAACACCGAAGAAGACCTCTGTACACTCAATGCTTTTTCAGAGCATTTTAACGGAGAAGCATATATTAAAACGATTCAGGTACAACTCACGAAAGAAAATGTAGCAGAGGACTTCATTGATGGAAAATATGATTTTATATTCATTGATAATAAGTCATTACTTGATAAACTCAAACCAGTGCCGGACATAAAGATATCTACTAACACTATCATGGGTACTTACTACGCTGGCTTTAATCTCACCTCTACATCCCCGTACGTACAAAACTGCGAGGCCAGACAAGCCTTTAACTACGCCATCAACAAACAGCGAATTATCGATGAAATTTTGGGAGGCCTAGGCAGCGAGAGTAAAGGCCCATTCCCTCCCAGCATCGTAAATGACTCCTCCCTCTCAGGATATAGCTACAACCCTTCTCTAGCAAAAAATTTATTAGTAAAAAGTTGCCTAACAACTGTTCGCCAGAAATTTAGAATTATGTACCGGCAAGATGCGGGACCTACGGTGTTTAACAAGATTACGGAATACATCTTGGAAGACCTGACAAGTATCGGAGTAGTATGCGAGCTTATCAATGTGCCAGCTGCCAAATACCTTGACGTAAACCTGATTAAAAGCAGTGCCGATTTGTATATCGCCCGTTGGGTCGCAGACACGGGTGATCCCGATAATTTTCTGCATCCTCTATTTTCCCCCGGCCTGCGTACAAACCGATCCAGCTATAATAGTGAAATAGTAAATAAAAAATTAGCCATGGCTAATCAGATGATACATCCCGCGAAACGACTTGATATGTACAAAGATATTCAAAAGATGCTCGTACAGGACTGCCCATGGATCTTCCTCTACCATCCCAATATGGCTTACGCTAATAGAAATAATATTTCTGGTATAAAAATGAACCCTTTAGGACTCTTTAAGTATGAAGATATCCTCATGGAGAAAACCTAG
- a CDS encoding permease — translation MKLLKTYKWALIFLLVQIAIFFINNTIGKNAFDITLSNLKEMLLLIPPIFIIMGLMDIWVPKETLIRYMGHGSGIIGLLIAFVLGTVAAGPLYVAFPMGVLLLKKGAKLSNVIFFLGVWSSTKLPIVVFEAASLGVNFTLIHIAISIPLYLLMAFYMEKSVSKEAISLIVANAD, via the coding sequence ATGAAACTATTAAAGACGTATAAATGGGCACTAATATTTCTTTTAGTACAAATAGCAATCTTTTTTATAAATAATACGATTGGTAAAAATGCATTTGATATTACACTATCAAATTTAAAGGAAATGCTTTTATTGATTCCTCCGATTTTTATTATTATGGGCCTGATGGACATTTGGGTTCCAAAGGAAACCTTGATAAGATACATGGGCCATGGGTCAGGGATAATTGGGCTTCTCATAGCTTTTGTACTTGGAACTGTAGCGGCAGGGCCATTATATGTAGCATTTCCAATGGGGGTTCTTCTCCTAAAAAAAGGAGCGAAGTTATCCAATGTAATATTTTTTCTAGGCGTATGGTCAAGCACAAAACTTCCTATAGTAGTATTTGAAGCAGCTTCATTAGGAGTAAACTTCACATTGATTCATATAGCAATCAGTATACCTTTATATCTTCTTATGGCATTTTATATGGAAAAATCAGTTTCTAAAGAAGCTATATCATTAATTGTTGCTAATGCAGATTAA
- a CDS encoding YhcH/YjgK/YiaL family protein, whose product MIIGNLLNIKEEIGLYPSGIQAGLKFLLETDLFSLSLGEHEIQGKQIYAKITEYETEPKEQRRPESHEKYIDIQYICSGEEMITSAPIAGIGEIDEDCLRERDILFYKNVAAETQVILTQGMFAVFFPWDVHRANCNASEQPNKIKKILLKISMDVLNS is encoded by the coding sequence ATGATTATAGGAAATTTGCTAAACATAAAAGAGGAGATAGGTTTATATCCCTCTGGAATACAGGCTGGTCTTAAATTTCTCTTAGAAACAGATCTTTTCTCCTTGTCATTAGGGGAACACGAAATCCAAGGCAAGCAAATTTATGCGAAAATTACAGAATATGAAACTGAGCCTAAAGAGCAACGTAGACCAGAAAGTCATGAGAAGTATATAGATATCCAATATATTTGTTCAGGAGAAGAAATGATAACCTCAGCTCCGATAGCAGGAATTGGTGAAATCGATGAAGATTGTTTGCGTGAGCGAGATATATTATTTTATAAGAATGTTGCTGCAGAAACTCAGGTTATTCTCACACAAGGAATGTTTGCAGTATTTTTTCCATGGGACGTTCATCGTGCTAATTGTAATGCTAGTGAACAACCTAATAAAATAAAGAAAATTTTATTAAAAATAAGCATGGATGTACTTAACTCTTAG